The region GGAGAAAtacatgtaataaatgaatgttttttattgtactAAAAGTAATACAATTTAAACACATTCAGTCTGAATCATAAATCACCAGtcttaaaatattgaaatatattaCTCGTAAAATACCCAGTATGTGTAGAGCAGTAAGTTGTAACTTGTGGTGAGTCTGCACATTTTTGAGTCTAAACAGAGGCTGCCAGATGTTCTCCAGAggtggaaaaagtattcagatgcTTTATTTATaagtaaaagcagaaataccacCATTCAAAAATGTTCTGCATTCATGTTTTAGAAAGTCTagagtattaaaagtaaaagtactcattatgcagaatactCCCAgtgttattacattattatatgtAACACATGGATGTAATATCTTAATGTTATGCTATTTTGTTGTGGCTGGTTGAGTTGGTGTTTGTGGTTTAATGAACTGTATAACaacacatcatattttattaactCATCATTTTGTATGTGAATCTAAatatgcaaagtaactagtCGGGGAgtaaaaagcaaataaagtttttgttgcaataaaaaaacaacataatgctGATGATCTTGCCAGTCATTTATTTAAGAGTATATTTGCCCCTCATCAAGACTCTATGGGGGTTCCCACAACACCGTGAAACCATGTTGACCTCCAGTGAGATATATGATAATGATCATGTATCATAATGTCCCCAGCAATAACAAAATACAGATTACATTAGACAATAAAGACAGATTAATAACTTAAAGGATTTTCTCTATTGATGGAAGCACTAGATGGACATCATGTCCATGTTTCTCTGAAATGTGAGACAGTCACTACAGTGTCAGGACTGTAAAgctgtctgcgtgtgtttgacagagatgTTCTCTTGTTTCTAGAGTACCATGATGATTAAGCCGTATGGGAGACAAGGCGAGGGAGAGGAGGTCATCAGCCCTCtgcagtggatggatggagacaTGAGCTCACCTGAAGGAGACGCGTCAGTCTCATCACTCCGCTACAGAGCAGGTGGAGTGAGCCAACAGGACAGGGAGATGGGGAGCGAGGATgcggaggaagacgaggaggatgaggaggagggacggGAGGAGGAAAACGAGTCAAAACGACGAGGGCCCAAGAAAAAGCGGATGACCAAGGCCCGACAGGAGCGATTCCGTGCTAGGCGTGTGAAGGCCAACGCCAGGGAGCGCTCACGTATGCATGGCCTAAATGATGCTCTGGAGAACCTGCGCAGCATCATGCCCTGTcactccaaaacacaaaaactatCCAAGATCGAGACGTTACGGCTGGCCCGCAACTACATCTGCGCTCTGTCCGAGGCCCTGGAGGGAGGCCTTTCCACAGAGAGCAGGGCTTTCATGGAGACGATGTGCAAGGGCCTCTCGCAGCCCACCACAaacctggtggctggctgcttGCAGCTGGGACCGGCTTCCGGCGGCGGGATGAGgcctgaggacagacacagagttCGGGCAGCACCTACTCCTCTCAGTGGCGTGGTGAGCTACTCCTCTCCGGGCCTGCCAAGTCCACCCTATGGCACTTTTGACTCTGCTCACCTGCTTCACCTGAGGGCGATGAAAGGAGGAGTGTACGAGAACCACTCCCCAAATGAGTATAATGCTGGCGGCGTGGGGACCCCTCCG is a window of Enoplosus armatus isolate fEnoArm2 chromosome 3, fEnoArm2.hap1, whole genome shotgun sequence DNA encoding:
- the LOC139282466 gene encoding neurogenic differentiation factor 4-like, with amino-acid sequence MMIKPYGRQGEGEEVISPLQWMDGDMSSPEGDASVSSLRYRAGGVSQQDREMGSEDAEEDEEDEEEGREEENESKRRGPKKKRMTKARQERFRARRVKANARERSRMHGLNDALENLRSIMPCHSKTQKLSKIETLRLARNYICALSEALEGGLSTESRAFMETMCKGLSQPTTNLVAGCLQLGPASGGGMRPEDRHRVRAAPTPLSGVVSYSSPGLPSPPYGTFDSAHLLHLRAMKGGVYENHSPNEYNAGGVGTPPYDGPPTPPLSISSNLVPKQEPSPHYPPPHHYSPSPVDQGLYQTQTSYDIHLEGPYDSYHPPHMPPRQITSVYRD